A DNA window from Falco peregrinus isolate bFalPer1 chromosome 8, bFalPer1.pri, whole genome shotgun sequence contains the following coding sequences:
- the JAKMIP2 gene encoding janus kinase and microtubule-interacting protein 2 codes for MSKKGRSKGEKPEALIVALQAANEELRTKLTDIQIELHQEKSKVAKLEREKTQETKRIREVEQRKQTVQITELKAKLHEEKMKELQAVRENLIKQHEQEMTRMVKVRDSEIQRLKSALCALRDGSSDKVRTALTIEAREEARKQFDSERLKLLQEITELKSAKKQVDEALNNMIQADKIKAGDLRSEHQSHQEAISKIKWESERDIRRLMDEIKAKDRIIFSLEKELETQTGYVQKLQLQKEALDEQLFLVKEAECNMSSPKREIPGRAGDGSEHCSSPDLRRNQKRIAELNATIRKLEDRNTLLVDERNELLKRVREAEKQCKPLLEKNKCLTKRNDELMQSLQRMEDKLKAVTKENIEMREKMTSHPPLKKLRSLNDLDQANEEQETEFLKLQVIEQQNIIDELTRDREKLIRRRKHKRSSKPIKRHVVDTVFGYDDDSMDSETSSVASYRTDRTPATPDDDLDECGLAAEESELRFRQLTKEYQALQRAYALLQEQTGGIIDAEREAKAQEQLQAEVQRYKAKIEDLEKTLAQKGQDSHWVEDKQLFIKRNQELLDKIEKLEAENNRLQQELQDARDQNELLEFRNLELEERERRSPPFNLQIHPFSDGVSALQIYCMKEGVKDVSIPDLIKQLDILGDNGNLRNEEQVAIIQASTVLSLAEKWIQQIEGAEAALHQKMMELESDMEQFCKIKGYLEEELDYRKQALDQAYMRIQELEATLYNALQQETVIKFGELLTEKQQEELRTAVEKLRRQMLRKSREYDCQILQERMELLQQAHQRIRDLEDKTDIQKRQIKDLEEKFLFLFLFFSLAFILWP; via the exons ATGTCAAAGAAAGGACGTAGCAAGGGCGAAAAGCCTGAGGCGCTGATTGTTGCCCTACAGGCTGCCAATGAGGAACTCAGGACCAAGCTAACAGACATTCAAATTGAGCTGCATCAGGAGAAATCCAAG GTTGCTAAACTTGAAAGAGAGAAGACTCAAGAAACTAAGCGTATCCGTGAGGTGGAGCAGCGCAAGCAGACTGTGCAGATCACGGAGCTAAAAGCCAAACTCCATgaggagaaaatgaaggagCTGCAGGCTGTGAGGGAGAACCTCATCAAACAGCACGAGCAGGAGATGACGCGGATGGTCAAAGTCCGAGACAGCGAAATCCAGCGCCTCAAGTCAGCGCTGTGCGCGCTGCGGGATGGGAGCAGTGATAAAGTAAGGACAGCGCTGACTATTGAGGCTCGTGAAGAGGCCAGAAAACAGTTTGACTCGGAGCGCCTTAAGCTTCTGCAGGAAATTACTGAACTGAAGTCtgccaaaaagcaggtagatgAGGCCCTTAACAATATGATCCAAGCTGATAAGATCAAGGCAGGGGATCTTCGGAGTGAGCATCAGTCACACCAGGAAGCCATTTCCAAGATCAAATGGGAGAGCGAAAGGGATATTCGTCGCCTG ATGGATGAGATCAAGGCTAAAGACAGGATCATCTTCTCCTTGGAGAAAGAGCTGGAGACACAGACAGGCTAtgtgcagaagctgcagctgcagaaggaagcTCTGGATGAACAGCTCTTCTTGGTGAAGGAGGCAGAGTGTAACATGAGCAGTCCCAAGAGAGAGATCCCAGGAAGGGCCGGAGATGGttcagagcactgcagcagccct GACTTGCGCAGAAACCAGAAGAGGATAGCAGAGCTGAATGCCACAATCCGGAAGCTGGAAGACAGGAACACGTTGCTTGTTGATGAACGAAACGAACTG TTGAAGCGTGTCCGAGAAGCTGAGAAACAGTGTAAACCTCTTCTGGAAAAGAACAAGTGCCTCACGAAGAGAAATGATGAACTTATGCAGTCTTTGCAGCGCATGGAAGATAAACTGAAAGCAGTCACTAAAGAAAATATAGAAATG agagaaaaaatgacaTCACATCCTCCTCTAAAGAAATTAAGATCTCTCAATGACCTGGATCAGGCTAATGAGGAACAAGAAACTGAATTCTTAAAGCTTCAAGTCATAGAACAACAGAACATAATTGATGAGTTAACAAGG GACAGAGAGAAACTCATTCGTCgcagaaaacataaaaggagCTCAAAGCCAATTAAG AGACATGTGGTAGATACAGTTTTTGGGTACGATGATGATTCCATGGACTCTGAAACATCCTCTGTGGCCTCATACAGAACAGACAGAACACCAGCAACCCCAGatgatgatctggatgag TGCGGTTTAGCAGCGGAAGAATCAGAGCTGCGGTTTCGACAGCTGACAAAGGAGTACCAGGCCCTGCAGAGAGCATATgcactgctgcaggagcagacagGAGGCATCATAGATGCTGAAAGAGAAGCCAAG GCTCAGGAGCAGCTCCAAGCTGAAGTCCAGAGATATAAAGCCAAAATAGAAGATCTGGAGAAAACTTTGGCACAGAAAGGGCAG GACTCACACTGGGTGGAAGACAAACAGCTATTCATTAAGAGGAACCAAGAGCTTTTAGACAAG ATAGAgaaactggaagcagaaaaCAACCGTCTACAACAGGAGCTACAGGATGCCCGAGACCAGAATGAGCTGCTGGAGTTCCGCAACCTTGAGCTGGAG GAAAGAGAGAGACGCTCCCCACCATTTAATCTCCAGATTCACCCATTCTCAGATGGTGTGAGTGCTCTACAGATCTACTGCATGAAGGAAGGAGTTAAG GATGTCAGCATCCCAGACCTCATAAAGCAGTTAGACATCCTAGGTGATAATGGG AATTTAAGAAATGAAGAACAAGTGGCCATAATTCAGGCTTCCACTGTATTGTCCTTGGCAGAGAAG TGGATCCAGCAGATTGAGGGAGCTGAAGCTGCTCTGCATCAGAAGATGATGGAACTGGAAAGTGATATG GAgcaattttgcaaaataaaaggttATTTGGAGGAAGAATTGGACTACAGGAAGCAAGCTCTTGACCAAGCATACATG AGGATCCAGGAACTTGAAGCCACCTTGTACAATGCTTTGCAGCAAGAAACGGTGATAAAGTTTGGGGAGCTActcactgaaaaacagcaggaagAGCTGAGAACAGCAGTAGAAAAACTAAGACGTCAGATgctgaggaaaagcagagaatatGATTGCCAGATTCTTCAGGAGAGGATGGAGCTACTCCAGCAGGCTCATCAG aggaTTCGAGATTTAGAAGATAAAACTGACATCCAAAAGAGACAAATTAAGGATCTGGAGGAAAAG tttctaTTTCTCTTCTTGTTCTTCTCTCTTGCCTTTATTCTTTGGCCTTGA